The Streptomyces sp. NBC_00659 genomic interval CGGACGCAGTCCCGCGAGGGCCCCGGCCGCGAGACCCACCAGCGCCACCACCGCGAGACGCAGCGGCGGGACCGCGAAGGCGAAGGCGCTGTCCGACGCTCCGTCGGAGGCCTCGACCAGCACCCAGCCGAGGAAGGCACCGAGGGCGAGTCCGCCCGCCGTGCCGAACGCGGCGACGAGGACCGACTCCCAGCGGACCATGGCGCGCAGTTGCGCCCGGGTCTGTCCGACGGCCCGCAGCAGACCGAGTTCCCGAGTGCGCTCGTGGACCGCGAGCGTGAGGGTGTTGGCGATGCCGAGCAGCGCGATGAGCACCGCGAGGGCCAGCAGCGCGTAGACCAGGGTCAGCATCATGTCGATGCCGGCCGCCGAGGACTGCGCGTACTCGTCCCGGGTCTGCACCTCGGGGTTGCCGTACCGCTCGGCGACCTTCTCCACCGCGGACTTGCCCTCCGCCGTGCTCACACCGTCCTTGAAGGAGACGGCGACGACCGTGTCGGCGTCCTGGGTGCGGTGCGGGGCCCAGGCGGCGCGGGTGATGACGTAGTCGCCCGCGAGTTCCGACCGGCCGTAGACGGCACGGACGGTGAAGTCGGCCTTCCGCCCGTCGGTGAAGGCGAGCCGGGCCGTGTCGCCGGTCACCAGGTGCTGCTTGTCGGCCTCCGTACGGGTGATGGCGATGCCGTCGGTGCCGAGGCCGCTCAGGGAGCCCTGTACGTGGCCGAGGTCGAAGACCTTGCCGAGTGTGACCGGGTCGGTGACCGTCAGCGCACGGCCCTGACCGTTGACCTCGGCGACCCCCTTGCCCAGTCCCACGGCGTACTCGACCGAGGGCTGACGCGCGAGGGCCGGGGCCAGTTTCGGGCTGAGACCGCTGCCGCCCGCTCCGAACGACGGTGTGCTGACGGCGACGTCACCGGCGAAGGAGCGCGAGACCGTCTGGTCCATGGTGGCCTTGAGCGAGGCGCCGAAGACCGTGAACAGCGAGACGACGGCGACGCCGATCATCAGGGCGCCCGCGGTGGCGGCGGTCCGCCTGGGGCTGCGCAGCGCGTTGCGCCGGGCGAGTCCGCCGGTGACACCGCGCAGCCTGTCGAGGGGCGCGCCGAGGACCCGTACGGCGGCCGAGGACGCGACCGGACCGAGGACGACGAAGGCGGCGAGGGCCAGTACGGCGCCGAGTCCGGCGAGCCACAGCGACGGGGTCAGCAGGACTCCGGTCAGGGTGACGCCCACCGCCAGGGCGGCCAGTCCCCCGCCCGCCGTCGCCCGTACCCGCGAGGCACCGGACTCGTCGACCGCGGTCTCCCGCAGGGCGGCGAGCGGAGCGGTGCGTCCCGCGCGGGCGGCGGGCAGCAGGGCGGAGCCGAGACAGACGACGACGCCGACACCCAAGGGCAGCAGCATGGACAGGCCGCTGATCACCAGGCCCCCTTCGGGGAAGGGGAATCCGATGGCCGGGAAGAGGGCCTGGAGTCCGGCCGCGATCCCGATGCCACCGGCGATCCCCACCGCCGAGGCGGCCACGGCGACGACGATCGCCTCGGCCAGGGTCGACGCGGTGACCTGCCTGCGCGAGGCGCCGAGGGCGCGCAGCAGTGCGTTCTCACGGGTGCGCTGGGCGACGACGATCGCGAAGGTGTTGTGGATGGAGAAGGTCGCCACCAGGAGCGCGATGCCGGAGAAGACGAGCAGGAGCGTGGTGAAGAGGGTGAGGAACTGGCTGGAGATCATGTCGGTGTTCTCCCGCGCGGACTGCTGTCCCGTGATGGCCTCGACGCCCTTCGGGAGTACGGGAGTCAGCGCGGAGACGAGCTCGTCCTGACCGACCCCGGGACCGGCCCGGACCCGGATGCCGGCGGCCTCGCCGGGCCTCGCGGTCAGGTACTTCTCCGCGTCGGCCTGGGTCATCCCGGTAAAGGTCACCTGGGCCATGCCGTCCTCGCCGCCGAAGGTCGCGAGGCCCACGATCGTCACCCGGACGGGGTCGGGCGTGCGCAGGACCGTCGTGTCGCCGATCTTCAGGTGGCCCTTCTCGGCGGCCCCCCGGTTGACGACGACCTCGCCGGACCTGGAGGGGGCGCGGCCTTCGGCGAGCCGGTACGCGTTGAGCTTCGGGTCGTCGATCCAGTTGCCCGCGAGGGTGGGCGGGCCCTGTCCGCCGACGGGTTTGCGGTCGGAGCCGACGAGCTGGCCCGCGCCCTGGATGTCGGGCGCCGCGGCCGCGACTCCTGGGACGCGCTCGATCGTCCCGACCAGATCGGTGCCGACGGGCGCGCGGACGCCCTGGCTCTCCCCCGGGGTGGTGATGACGCCGGCGCTGCGGACGACGGCGTCGGTGCCCTGGGTCGCGTTGCCGAACATCGTGTCGAACCCGGCGCGCAGGGTGTCGCCCATGACGAGGGTGCCGGCCAGGAAGGCGACGCCGAGGAACACGGCGAAGAACGTCCCGGCGAAGCGGCGTCCGTGGCCGCGCAGCGACGAGAGGCTGAGGCGCAGTGCGGCGTTCATACCGGTGCCCCCTTGCTGTCGAAGGCCTTCATGCGGTCGAGGACCTTGTCGGCCGTCGGGTTCTCCATCCGGTCCACGAGGCGTCCGTCGGCGAGGAAGACCACCTCGTCGGCGTGCGCGGCGGCGACCGGGTCGTGGGTGACCATGACGACCGTACGGTCCATCCGGCGCACCGCCCGGCCGAGGAGGCCGAGGACTTCCTGGCCGGAGCGGGAGTCGAGGTTGCCGGTGGGTTCGTCGGCGAAGACGACGTCGGGTTCTCCGGCGAACGCCCGTGCCACGGCGACGCGTTGCTGCTGTCCGCCGGACAGTTCGCTCGGCCGGTGGTGGAGCCGGTCGCGCAGACCGACGACGTCGACGAGGGCGTCGGTCCAGGCGCGGGAGCCCTTGGTCCCGGCGAGGTCCATGGGCAGGGCGATGTTCTCGGCGACCGTGAGCGTCGGAATCAGGTTGAACGCCTGGAAGACGAAGCCGATGCGGTCCCGGCGCAGCAGGGTCAGACGGCGGTCGTCGAGGGTGCCGAGGTCGGTGTCGCCGATGTACGCGGCTCCCGAGGTGAGGGTGTCGAGACCGGCGGCGCAGTGCATGAGGGTGGACTTGCCCGAGCCCGAGGGTCCCATGATCGCGGTGAAACGGCCGGCCGGAAAGCCCACACTCACCCCGTCGAGGGCCCGGACGGCGGTGTCGCCGCTGCCGTAGATCTTCACGGCGTCGACGACACGTGCCGCGTCCGGGCGGGCGGTCGCGGTGGTCATGCCGCACCGCCCTTGCCCGTACGTCCGAACTGCTCGTCCAGGACGGACAGCCGGCGCCAGTACTCGTCCTCGTCGATCTCTCCGGAGGCGAAGCGGCGGCCGAGCACGGCGATCGGCGAGTCACCCACCGGCAGGGACCCGCCGGGGCCGAAGCCGCCCGTCGCCCGCCAGGGGCCACGGCGTCCGCGCCAGGCGGTGCGCCGCAGCACGGTGACGACGCCGATCACGACGGCCGCCCAGATCAGCGGGAAGAACAGGATCCACGGGCCGGGGCCGCCGTCCCAGTGCGCCAGGGTCTGCATCTCGAGTCATCTCCTCGGTGGAACCACGCGTCTGCGCGGGATCTCTTGGTGATGTCTCGAGACTCGCCCCGGCAGGGGGGTCAAGTCGTCGTACGGCCAGCGGCCGTACGCCTACCTCCGCGGGAGTACGCCGGGCGCCCCGGGCTGCTTCCCGCGGCGGCTCGCTCGTTCGACGGCGGCACGGGGATGCCGTGTCGCGGCCGCGGCTTCGCCGTCCCCTGGTGCTCCCGAGGGTCAGACGGGCAGCGCCTTCAGCGGATCGTCCAGGACCGGCTGCCAGGCCAACTCCGCCGCTCCGACCAGGCTGTTGTGGTCCAGGGTGCAGGCGAGGATCGGTACCCCGCCACTGCGCCCCCACAGGCTGCGGTCGGCGACGACGGCACGCAGCCGGTCCGGGTCGGCGTCCAGCAGGGCGCGGTGCAGTCCGCCGAGGATGATGCGGTCCGGGTTGAGAATGCTGATGAGACCGGCCAGGCCGAGGCCGAGGCGGTCGATCAGCTCCTCGATGGCCGTGCGGACGGACGGATCGTGGCTCTCGTCGCGGATCAGCTCGTTGGACTGCTGGAGCAGCGACACCTCGGGCCCGGGGGCCCGGCCGGCCGCGGTGAGGAAGGCCAGCGGGTCGGCCTCGACGTCGAGACAGCCGCGGCTTCCGCAGTGGCAGGGGCGGCCCTCGGGATTGACGGTGAGGTGGCCGACTTCGAGGGCGAGCCCCGAACTGCCGGTGTGCAGACGCCCGTCGAGCACCAGGGCACCGCCGACGCCGCGGTGTCCGGTGGCCACGCACAGCAGGTCGCGGGCGCCTCGCCCCGCTCCGTGCCGGTGCTCGGCGAGGGCGGCGAGGTTGACGTCGTTGGCGGCGAACGCCGGTCCCTCGATCCCGGCCGCGCGCACCCGCTCCGCGAAGATCTCCCGGACGGGGGCCCCGGCGGGCCAGGCGAGGTGCAGTGGATTGAGCGCGAGCCCTTCGGGTTCGGTGACGGCCGACGGTACGGCGAGCCCGGCGCCCACACAGCGGCGCCCGGTCTCGCGGAGCAGTTCGGCGCCCGCGTCGACGACCGAGCCGAGCACCTTCGCCGGATCGGCGTCGACGGTCTCGCAACCGGGCGCGGTCGCGACGATCCGGCCGCCGAGGCCGACCAGGGCGGCCCGGAACCCGTCGGCGTGCACCTGCGCGGCCAGCGCGACGGGCCCGTCGTCGGCGACCTCCAGCCGGTGCGAGGGCCGCCCCTGCGAACCTGCGGCGGCACCGGGCCGCGCGTCGACGCGGATCAGCCCCAGCGCCTCCAGCTCCGCGGCCACCGCGCCCGCGGTCGCCCGGGTGACTCCCAGTTCGGCGGTGAGCACGGCACGCGTCGGCGCGCGCCCGGTGTGCACAAGTTCCAGCGCCGGTCCGAGCGCTCCGCGCCCCCGGTCGAGCCGTGTCCGCGTGCTGCCATCCCCCGCCGTCCGGGGGCCCGCCTTGCCGTTCATGAGGGCGAGTCTCCCATGATCCGCTCCCGCGGGGCCCGTCCGGTCGCGGCCGCCGCCGCGCGACCGTGACGGCGTCCGCCGCCCGGGGCCGTCCGACGATTCGCGTCGTCGCCCGCCGCACGGCGGACGGGAATCGCCGGACAGGCCCTATGGCGCGGGCTCCGGCGGGAAGCCGCCGGCGCGGAGCGTGAGGTTCAGCCGCCCGGTCAGTCCCAACTCGGTGGGCGCCGTGCCCGCGTACACCTTCGGGACTCCGTGGTACGCGAGCCGTGACGGGCCGCCGAACACGAAGAGGTCGCCGCTGCGCAGCTCGATGTCGGTGTACGGCCGTGTCCGGGACTCCGTGTTGCCGAACCGGAAGACACAGGTGTCGCCCAGGCTCAGCGACACGACCGGGGCGTCGCACGATTCGTCGCTGTCGCGGTGCATGCCCATACGGGCCTCGGCGTCGTAGAAATTGATCAGCGCGATGTCGTACACGGCGGACGGATCCGAGCCGAGGGCGTCGGCGCCCAGGGTGTCCGTGACCGCCTCGCGGGCCAGGTCGCCGAGCCGGTCGGGAAAGGGCTTCACCGGCGAACCGTCACCGTCGACCACCGTCCGCGCGTAGCCGTACGGGTACCAGTGCCGGCCCAGACAGACCTGGCGTGCGGTCATCGTGCCTCCGCCGGGCGTACGGACCGTGCGCAGGCCCGCAGGGGGCCGGGCCCAGCCGCGGCAGGCTTCCACCATCAGGCGCTGGCCTCGGGCGTCCAGCCAGTCCGGAAGGTGCACGGCGCCCGGCGCGATCTCCGTCCTGCCGCGCGGGAACAGCTCCGCGTCCATCGACATGCCCCCATCCTCGCGCACCTCGGGCACCCCGGGTCGCATAGCCTTGCCCCACGATGAACGACCGGATGACGACACCCTGGGGCGAGTACGAACTCGCCCGCTTCCCCGAGGACCCGCGCGACCGGCTGCGTGCCTGGGACGCCGCCGACACCTATCTGCTGCGGCACCTCGCTGAGAGCGGCACCCCGCTGACGGGTTCGGTCGTGATCGTCGGCGACCGCTGGGGCGCCCTCACCACGGCGTTGTCCGAGCGGCGGCCGACGCTGGTCACCGACTCCCACCTGGCGCGGGAGGCGGCCCGCTCCAATCTGGCGCGGGCCGGTGCCGAGGAGTCCGCGGTCCGGCTCCTCACGACGCAGGACCCGCCTCCCGGGCGGATCGACGTGCTGCTCGTACGGGTGCCGAAGAGCCTCGCCCTGCTGGAGGACCAGCTGCACCGGCTGGCACCCGGCGTGCACGAGGGAACGGTCGTCATCGGCACCGGGATGGTCAAGGAGATCCACACCTCGACGCTGCACCTCTTCGAGCGGATCCTCGGCCCGACCCGCACGTCGCTGGCCGAGAAGAAGGCCCGCCTGATCTTCTGCACCCCGCTCCAGGGGATCGCCCGGAGGGCCAACCCCTGGCCGTACAGCTATCTGCTGCCCGACGACGTCGGCCCGGTCTCCGGCCGCACGGTCGTCAACCACGCGGGGGTCTTCTGCGCCGACCGGCTCGACATCGGCACCCGCTTCTTCCTCGGGCATCTGCCGGGCAGCCGGGGCGCCGAGCGGATCGTGGACCTGGGCTGCGGCAACGGCGTGGTCGGTACGGCCATGGCGCTCGCCAATCCCGAGGCCGAGGTGCTGTTCACCGACGAGTCGTTCCAGGCGGTGGCCTCGGCGGAGGCGACGTACCGGGCGAACGCCGACGGAAAGGCCGAATTCCTCGTCGCCGACGGGCTGGAGGGAGTGCCTTCCGGGAGCGTCGACCTCGTCCTGAACAATCCCCCGTTCCACTCCCATCAGGCGATGACGGACACGACCGCCTGGCGGATGTTCTCGGACGCCCGGCGCGCGCTGCGGCCGGGTGGCGAGCTGTGGGTGATCGGCAATCGCCATCTCGGCTACCACCTGAAGCTGCGCCGCCTCTTCGGCAACAGTGAACTGGTCGCGGGTGACGCCAAGTTCGTGATTCTCCGGGCCGTGAGGAAGGACGCCGGGCGGTAGGGCCCGTCCGACCGGGGCGGGGCTGCCCCGGGGGACGCCCGCGCTCGACCCCGCGGACAGAATCCGCTCACTTTTTGATCACCCCTGGACACGTGCGCCCACAACCGTAAAGTGATGCCGATCACCAATGACAACTGGGGGAATCATGTCGCGCCGCGCTGTCGTCATCGGCGGGAGCGTGGCCGGCATGCTCGCCGCCGCGGCCCTCTTCCGGTCCATGGACGAAGTGATCGTCCTGGAGCGCGACGAGCTGCCCGACAGACCGTCCCCGCGCAAGCGGATCCCGCAGGCACGGCACGCCCACGTCCTGCTGCCCAGCGGACGCGACGCCATCCAGGAACTGCTTCCGGTGGCGAACGTGCACCGGCGCCTGCTCGCCGCGGGTGCGCGCGAACAGTCCATGACCGACATGCTGGGTTTCGGCCCGCAGGGCTGGCAGCGACGCTGGCCGACCGTGACCGACGACCTCCTGCTCACCTGCTGCAGCCGTGACCTGCTCGACTGGACCCTGCGTGACGCGGTCCTGAGCACCACTCCCGTCGTCGTCCGCCGTGCCGAGGCACTGTCCCTGGTGGGAACGGCGGAACGCGTCACCGGTGTACGGGTCCTCTCCGAAGGCCTCGAGGAGGAACTGCGCGCCGATCTCGTCGTCGACGCGAGCGGACGGGGTTCCCGTGTCGAGCACTGGCTCGAGGGGCTCGGCGTGACGGACATACCCACCGACGAGGTCGACTCGGGGCTCGTCTGCGCCAGCCGGGTCTTCCGCGTCCCGTGGGGCGCGGAGGACTTCCCGCTGACCCAGGTCGAGGCGGACCCGACGGATTCCCGGCCGGGGCGCTCGGGGACTCTGGTGCCGATCGAGGACGGCCGCTGGCTGGTCACGCTCGCGGGCACCCGCGGCGGTGAACCCACCGCCGACCCCGAGTACTTCACCGACTTCGCCCTCCGCCTGCGCCACCCGCTGATCGGCCGGCTCGTCTCCGTCGCCGAGCCGCTCGGTGAGGTGTTCCTCAGCCGCAGCACCCGCAACAGGCGCCGTGACTTCGAGAAGGCCGTGATGCCCGAGGGCCTGGTGGTGCTCGGTGACGCCGTCGCCACCTTCAACCCCGTGTACGCGCAGGGCATGTCCGTCGCGGCCCTGGGTGCCCAGGCGCTGAGCCGGCAGCTGCGGCAGACCGATGTCACCGCCCCGGGCTTCGCCCGCGACGTCCAGCGGGCGGCCGCCAAGTCCGTCTCGGCCGCCTACACGACGAGCACGTCCCAGGATCAGTGGTTCCCGGAGGTCGTCGGCAGGGCTCCGAGCCTCGCGGACCGGCTTCTCAGCCAGTACATGGGCCGGATGGCACGTGTGGCGACCACCTCGTACTCCGTGTCCGCGGCCAAGTGCAAGGTCGCGACGCTCCAGGCCGACACGAGCAGTCTGCTGCACACCGAGCTGCTGGTGGCCACGTTGAAGGGCCCCGTCATGGAGCCGTTGACCGGGCCTCCGCTGACCGCCGAGGAGAGCGCCTTCCTCGACTCCGTGGGCCCGCTCGCCGTGTGACGGCGCGTGCCGTACGGGCGTGCGTCCGACCGGACGCACGCTCCCGGCCCGACCGGACGCACGCTCCCGGCCTCCGCCCTGCCTTCGTACGAGCGCCCGCAGTGCCCGCTGCGGGCGCCGCCGCGTCGGCCGCGGTCAGGACAGCTGTCGCACCGCGGTCCTCCGGGACTGGATCGCGGCGTCGACGATCGGCGTGCGCACCGCCTTGGACAGGCTCAGCAAGGACGGCTGCCCCGTGTCCAGCGACCGCGAACCGCCCGCCGGGCGTCGTACGCGCGCGCTGACCGAGACCACCACATCGACGTCGCCGACCGAGATGCCGATGGTGCCGGTCTCCGCCATGGGTGTCGGCGTCTCGGCCAGAGCGGCCACGGCGACCATCGCGGCCATCCCGATCACCTCGGCCTCCGCCGCCGAGAACCCGGCGGCCAGCGCGTCCCGGCAGGCACGGCTGCGTACCTGGTCGTCGAGCTGCCCGTCGAGCCGTTTGAGGCCGTCCCGGATGGCGGTTTCCCGTGTGGTGAGCCGCAGTTCGACGTCGCCGATCATCCGCCACGACAGCGCGGTGACGCAGCGCCGGCGGCCGGTCGGTCCCGCCAGCAGACGGAACAGCGGACGCAGCCGCACGAACGCGACGGCCGAGTCGATGCGCGGACCGACAAGGGGAAGGATGTAGCCGGCCGAGGCCAGACAGGAACCGACGGCCACCAGCGGTGCGACGCTGGTGCTGAGGCTGTCCCAGCGGTGTCCGAGCCAATGAGCGCTCAGCGCCACGGACTTGACGATGCCGTAGGCGCTGGTGAACAGCCAGCCCAGCACGAGCAGGGCCAGCGAGCCCCGGGTCCAGCGTTTCACCTTCCGTATCCAGCTCCAGCACAGCAGGGTCGTCGTCACCGCGGCCACCATGTGCGCCACCAGATACAGCACGATCATCTCCCGGATGAACGGCGTCGAGGCGTAGTAGGTGTCGAAGTCGGCCCGGCGTTCGACCGGCGCGTCGCCCAGCGAGAACAGCACGCCCTCGGCGGCGATCACTCCCAGATAGCTGAACAGCCAGGCCCGGGCGGTGCGCCGTACCTGGGCGGGGTCGTTGCCCCGCCAGTGCACGATGAGGATGAGGGAGGCCGCGCCGAAGGCGGTCACCGCGCCGTAGGTCAGCGGCGCCGCGATGTTCGGAATGCCCGTGAGGCTGTTGACGAGAATGACGGTGGGCGGCGCACCGAGCACGAAACAGAGTCCCGACAGCAGGATGACGGCGCAGAACGACCGCTTGAGCGGGTCTCTGCGGTGGCGGCGCAGGTCGGGCAACTGGGCGGCGAGGCCCATCCAGAGGACGGCCGCGGCCAGGTAGTAGATCAGTCCGTTCACATCGGGCCCAGAGGTACGCGTGGGCCGAGTTCCCGGTGCGCGCCGGGGGACGGGCACAGTCCCCGACGCACGCTGGAGTGCCGGCCGGTTCCGGGCAGCGCCT includes:
- a CDS encoding ABC transporter permease; translated protein: MNAALRLSLSSLRGHGRRFAGTFFAVFLGVAFLAGTLVMGDTLRAGFDTMFGNATQGTDAVVRSAGVITTPGESQGVRAPVGTDLVGTIERVPGVAAAAPDIQGAGQLVGSDRKPVGGQGPPTLAGNWIDDPKLNAYRLAEGRAPSRSGEVVVNRGAAEKGHLKIGDTTVLRTPDPVRVTIVGLATFGGEDGMAQVTFTGMTQADAEKYLTARPGEAAGIRVRAGPGVGQDELVSALTPVLPKGVEAITGQQSARENTDMISSQFLTLFTTLLLVFSGIALLVATFSIHNTFAIVVAQRTRENALLRALGASRRQVTASTLAEAIVVAVAASAVGIAGGIGIAAGLQALFPAIGFPFPEGGLVISGLSMLLPLGVGVVVCLGSALLPAARAGRTAPLAALRETAVDESGASRVRATAGGGLAALAVGVTLTGVLLTPSLWLAGLGAVLALAAFVVLGPVASSAAVRVLGAPLDRLRGVTGGLARRNALRSPRRTAATAGALMIGVAVVSLFTVFGASLKATMDQTVSRSFAGDVAVSTPSFGAGGSGLSPKLAPALARQPSVEYAVGLGKGVAEVNGQGRALTVTDPVTLGKVFDLGHVQGSLSGLGTDGIAITRTEADKQHLVTGDTARLAFTDGRKADFTVRAVYGRSELAGDYVITRAAWAPHRTQDADTVVAVSFKDGVSTAEGKSAVEKVAERYGNPEVQTRDEYAQSSAAGIDMMLTLVYALLALAVLIALLGIANTLTLAVHERTRELGLLRAVGQTRAQLRAMVRWESVLVAAFGTAGGLALGAFLGWVLVEASDGASDSAFAFAVPPLRLAVVALVGLAAGALAGLRPARRAARLDVLRAIATE
- a CDS encoding ABC transporter ATP-binding protein, whose protein sequence is MTTATARPDAARVVDAVKIYGSGDTAVRALDGVSVGFPAGRFTAIMGPSGSGKSTLMHCAAGLDTLTSGAAYIGDTDLGTLDDRRLTLLRRDRIGFVFQAFNLIPTLTVAENIALPMDLAGTKGSRAWTDALVDVVGLRDRLHHRPSELSGGQQQRVAVARAFAGEPDVVFADEPTGNLDSRSGQEVLGLLGRAVRRMDRTVVMVTHDPVAAAHADEVVFLADGRLVDRMENPTADKVLDRMKAFDSKGAPV
- a CDS encoding SHOCT domain-containing protein, with the translated sequence MQTLAHWDGGPGPWILFFPLIWAAVVIGVVTVLRRTAWRGRRGPWRATGGFGPGGSLPVGDSPIAVLGRRFASGEIDEDEYWRRLSVLDEQFGRTGKGGAA
- a CDS encoding ROK family protein; amino-acid sequence: MNGKAGPRTAGDGSTRTRLDRGRGALGPALELVHTGRAPTRAVLTAELGVTRATAGAVAAELEALGLIRVDARPGAAAGSQGRPSHRLEVADDGPVALAAQVHADGFRAALVGLGGRIVATAPGCETVDADPAKVLGSVVDAGAELLRETGRRCVGAGLAVPSAVTEPEGLALNPLHLAWPAGAPVREIFAERVRAAGIEGPAFAANDVNLAALAEHRHGAGRGARDLLCVATGHRGVGGALVLDGRLHTGSSGLALEVGHLTVNPEGRPCHCGSRGCLDVEADPLAFLTAAGRAPGPEVSLLQQSNELIRDESHDPSVRTAIEELIDRLGLGLAGLISILNPDRIILGGLHRALLDADPDRLRAVVADRSLWGRSGGVPILACTLDHNSLVGAAELAWQPVLDDPLKALPV
- a CDS encoding alpha-ketoglutarate-dependent dioxygenase AlkB family protein, with protein sequence MDAELFPRGRTEIAPGAVHLPDWLDARGQRLMVEACRGWARPPAGLRTVRTPGGGTMTARQVCLGRHWYPYGYARTVVDGDGSPVKPFPDRLGDLAREAVTDTLGADALGSDPSAVYDIALINFYDAEARMGMHRDSDESCDAPVVSLSLGDTCVFRFGNTESRTRPYTDIELRSGDLFVFGGPSRLAYHGVPKVYAGTAPTELGLTGRLNLTLRAGGFPPEPAP
- a CDS encoding methyltransferase, which translates into the protein MNDRMTTPWGEYELARFPEDPRDRLRAWDAADTYLLRHLAESGTPLTGSVVIVGDRWGALTTALSERRPTLVTDSHLAREAARSNLARAGAEESAVRLLTTQDPPPGRIDVLLVRVPKSLALLEDQLHRLAPGVHEGTVVIGTGMVKEIHTSTLHLFERILGPTRTSLAEKKARLIFCTPLQGIARRANPWPYSYLLPDDVGPVSGRTVVNHAGVFCADRLDIGTRFFLGHLPGSRGAERIVDLGCGNGVVGTAMALANPEAEVLFTDESFQAVASAEATYRANADGKAEFLVADGLEGVPSGSVDLVLNNPPFHSHQAMTDTTAWRMFSDARRALRPGGELWVIGNRHLGYHLKLRRLFGNSELVAGDAKFVILRAVRKDAGR
- a CDS encoding FAD-dependent oxidoreductase, whose amino-acid sequence is MSRRAVVIGGSVAGMLAAAALFRSMDEVIVLERDELPDRPSPRKRIPQARHAHVLLPSGRDAIQELLPVANVHRRLLAAGAREQSMTDMLGFGPQGWQRRWPTVTDDLLLTCCSRDLLDWTLRDAVLSTTPVVVRRAEALSLVGTAERVTGVRVLSEGLEEELRADLVVDASGRGSRVEHWLEGLGVTDIPTDEVDSGLVCASRVFRVPWGAEDFPLTQVEADPTDSRPGRSGTLVPIEDGRWLVTLAGTRGGEPTADPEYFTDFALRLRHPLIGRLVSVAEPLGEVFLSRSTRNRRRDFEKAVMPEGLVVLGDAVATFNPVYAQGMSVAALGAQALSRQLRQTDVTAPGFARDVQRAAAKSVSAAYTTSTSQDQWFPEVVGRAPSLADRLLSQYMGRMARVATTSYSVSAAKCKVATLQADTSSLLHTELLVATLKGPVMEPLTGPPLTAEESAFLDSVGPLAV
- a CDS encoding MAB_1171c family putative transporter; the protein is MNGLIYYLAAAVLWMGLAAQLPDLRRHRRDPLKRSFCAVILLSGLCFVLGAPPTVILVNSLTGIPNIAAPLTYGAVTAFGAASLILIVHWRGNDPAQVRRTARAWLFSYLGVIAAEGVLFSLGDAPVERRADFDTYYASTPFIREMIVLYLVAHMVAAVTTTLLCWSWIRKVKRWTRGSLALLVLGWLFTSAYGIVKSVALSAHWLGHRWDSLSTSVAPLVAVGSCLASAGYILPLVGPRIDSAVAFVRLRPLFRLLAGPTGRRRCVTALSWRMIGDVELRLTTRETAIRDGLKRLDGQLDDQVRSRACRDALAAGFSAAEAEVIGMAAMVAVAALAETPTPMAETGTIGISVGDVDVVVSVSARVRRPAGGSRSLDTGQPSLLSLSKAVRTPIVDAAIQSRRTAVRQLS